One window of Acropora palmata chromosome 1, jaAcrPala1.3, whole genome shotgun sequence genomic DNA carries:
- the LOC141877496 gene encoding uncharacterized protein LOC141877496, with the protein MTLLYNSIMKAFFGTEVKLIVLLSALSLSDVSAEFGIAKPFPPLDNYPVELESFEITCIAYDPAGVVVPQKIEFIRTDIYDTDRVVMENGRIEFTNRSAVVGNGTKLFVTLHISNITIADDSQQKLGTYKCKAYGVVGNSTVGNSTVVAARGFSFNVLRRHEIPRLALPSEFVLQRGQKAVIKSNLTYRGSGAPLLTKLSWFNGDKLLKTQEDPSAEALPAFVIQNPGLEDVGNYRCVLGVMLRRLVAYNVTAETTVKIAPWLEKNEGSKVVNEGQSVELECSARGVALIVEWKIERKTDKTVKTISGCFNASSSDSRYKISTKGSHGQSVMSIKNVKIADTGNYYYCCLPSKCSNIIKKHRCQKFTLLLESAGAKTKASLSVLLGVVAFFALGLNF; encoded by the exons ATGACGCTACTGTATAACAGTATCATGAAAGCATTTTTCGGCACAGAGGTTAAacttattgttttattatctgCACTCAGCTTGTCAGATG tTTCCGCAGAATTTGGCATAGCGAAGCCTTTCCCACCATTGGATAACTATCCAGTTGAGTTGGAATCATTTGAAATCACGTGCATCGCCTATGACCCTGCTGGCGTAGTGGTCCCCCAGAAAATCGAATTCATCAGAACTGACATATATGACACTGACCGAGTTGTTATGGAAAATGGTAGAATTGAGTTCACCAACAGAAGTGCAG TTGTAGGAAATGGAACCAAGCTTTTTGTCACTCTTCATATCAGCAATATTACAATAGCAGATGACAGCCAGCAAAAGCTGGGAACGTACAAATGCAAAGCTTATGGAGTTGTTGGAAATTCAACTGTGGGAAATTCAACAGTGGTTGCTGCGCGTGGTTTTAGTTTCAACGTGTTGCGAA GACATGAAATTCCAAGATTGGCTTTGCCATCGGAATTTGTTTTGCAGCGCGGACAAAAAGCTGTTATCAAGAGCAACCTAACTTACAGGGGAAGTGGCGCGCCACTTTTGACAAAGCTGTCGTGGTTTAATGGTGACAAGCTACTGAAAACCCAAGAGGATCCAAGCGCTGAAGCGCTTCCAGCATTTGTTATCCAGAATCCGGGCTTGGAAGATGTTGGCAACTACAGATGCGTGCTAGGGGTAATGCTTCGGCGACTGGTAGCCTACAACGTCACAGCTGAGACTACCGTGAAAA TTGcgccatggcttgaaaaaAACGAAGGAAGCAAGGTCGTTAATGAAGGACAGAGTGTGGAATTGGAGTGCAGTGCACGAGGAGTCGCTTTGATTGTGGAATGGAAAATTGAGCGGAAGACTGACAAAACGGTCAAGACTATCTCTGGTTGTTTCA ATGCTAGTTCATCGGACAGTCGTTACAAGATCTCTACCAAAGGGTCTCATGGCCAATCTGTCATGTCCATTAAAAACGTGAAAATAGCTGACACTGgaaactactactactgctgtTTGCCTTCAAAATGTTCTAACATCATCAAGAAACATCGATGTCAGAAGTTTACATTACTTCTTG AATCAGCTGGAGCGAAGACCAAAGCATCTCTGAGTGTACTTCTTGGCGTGGTAGCTTTCTTTGCACTTGGACTGAATTTCTGA